The following are from one region of the Calditrichota bacterium genome:
- a CDS encoding DUF1343 domain-containing protein has protein sequence MFHKNYLVLLIVIFFMSFVGHSCSQSKVKLGVEVLLTKKIDLVRGKRVGLITNPTGITSDLRSTIDALNENPNVDLLALFGPEHGVRGDHSGGEKIDNYVDEKTGIIVYSLYGKTRKPTPAMLKNVDVLIYDIQDIGSRAYTYIYTMALAMEAARDANIPFIVLDRPDPMGGNLVAGNVLDPKFSSFVGLYPIPYIYGMTVGELAQFFNEEFAIHCHLTVVPMEGWTRGMQWQKTGLSWVPTSPHVPHPETCWFVATTGCIGELGTVSIGVGYTSPFELIGAPWIDSEKLAQELNSQKLPGVFFRPTHFKPYYYLFTKEECSGVQIHILDYQKFQPVKTQVHILTALKKLFPEHDIFDTKRTSSFDRAFGTDAIREKIQNGVSASDVVAPWKKQLADFEKKRKKYLIYQ, from the coding sequence ATGTTTCACAAAAACTATCTGGTTCTTCTGATTGTGATATTTTTTATGAGCTTTGTGGGGCACAGTTGTTCGCAATCAAAAGTCAAATTGGGCGTTGAGGTGCTGCTCACGAAAAAAATCGATTTAGTCCGCGGCAAACGCGTGGGACTCATCACCAACCCGACCGGAATCACTTCAGATTTGCGCTCAACGATTGACGCGTTGAACGAGAACCCAAATGTCGACTTATTGGCGCTGTTCGGACCCGAGCACGGCGTCAGAGGCGACCACAGCGGCGGCGAAAAAATTGACAATTATGTGGATGAAAAAACCGGCATCATTGTTTACAGTCTTTACGGCAAAACGCGTAAGCCCACGCCGGCAATGCTGAAGAATGTCGACGTGCTCATTTACGATATTCAGGACATCGGTTCCCGCGCCTACACCTACATTTACACCATGGCGCTGGCAATGGAAGCGGCGCGCGACGCAAACATCCCTTTTATCGTACTCGACAGACCTGATCCCATGGGCGGAAATCTCGTCGCCGGGAATGTGCTCGATCCGAAGTTTAGCTCCTTCGTCGGACTGTATCCGATTCCCTATATTTACGGCATGACCGTCGGCGAGTTGGCGCAATTTTTTAACGAGGAATTTGCGATTCACTGCCATTTGACGGTAGTGCCGATGGAAGGCTGGACTCGAGGAATGCAATGGCAGAAAACAGGACTATCGTGGGTGCCGACATCGCCGCATGTGCCGCATCCGGAAACGTGTTGGTTTGTCGCGACGACCGGCTGTATCGGCGAACTGGGGACTGTGTCCATTGGCGTGGGCTACACTTCTCCGTTCGAACTCATTGGCGCGCCGTGGATTGACAGCGAAAAATTAGCGCAAGAATTAAATTCTCAAAAATTGCCCGGCGTATTTTTCCGACCCACACATTTCAAGCCTTACTATTACCTTTTCACAAAAGAGGAATGCAGCGGCGTGCAAATTCACATTCTCGACTATCAGAAATTTCAGCCGGTCAAAACGCAAGTTCATATTCTCACTGCACTCAAGAAACTTTTTCCGGAACATGATATTTTCGATACAAAGCGAACATCCAGTTTTGATCGGGCGTTCGGCACTGACGCAATTCGGGAAAAAATTCAGAATGGCGTATCAGCATCTGACGTTGTCGCTCCGTGGAAAAAACAATTGGCGGATTTTGAGAAGAAGAGGAAGAAGTATTTGATTTACCAATGA
- the atpC gene encoding ATP synthase F1 subunit epsilon, giving the protein MEIVTPLGVLFKSKINHVRLPGVEGYFGVLAGHEPFVTSLKTGEAKVDLESGETKYFAVTGGIAEILPEKITVLVETAEEAHEIDLESAYAAKDKAAHTLMTEQESKLEIERAKKSLEHAITRIRVAERLQSRQ; this is encoded by the coding sequence ATGGAAATTGTGACTCCTCTGGGAGTATTGTTCAAATCTAAAATCAATCATGTGCGATTGCCCGGAGTAGAAGGCTATTTTGGAGTTTTGGCGGGACATGAGCCGTTTGTAACTTCGTTGAAGACGGGAGAAGCCAAAGTAGATTTGGAATCCGGAGAAACAAAATATTTTGCCGTGACCGGAGGCATTGCGGAAATTTTGCCCGAAAAAATAACTGTGCTGGTGGAGACGGCCGAAGAAGCGCACGAGATTGACCTGGAGAGCGCGTATGCTGCCAAAGATAAAGCCGCGCATACGCTGATGACTGAACAAGAGTCAAAATTGGAAATTGAACGCGCAAAAAAATCTCTGGAACACGCAATTACCAGAATTCGAGTTGCTGAACGATTGCAGTCAAGACAATAA
- the atpD gene encoding F0F1 ATP synthase subunit beta has product MKEGKITQVIGAVVDVRFDNGELPAILNALELERQDGSRLILEVQQHLGEGILRSVAMDSTDGLVRGMKVVDTGKPISMPVGPKTLGRMFNLIGEPIDEMGEVEALRYDPIHKEPLKFEDLNVHNEILETGIKVIDLLEPYSKGGKTGLFGGAGVGKTVIIMELIHNIAKEHGGYSVFAGVGERTREGNDLWLEMKESGVIDKTSMVYGQMNEPPGARLRVGLSALTIAEYFREDEGRDVLLFIDNIFRFTQAGSEVSALLGRMPSAVGYQPTLATEMGTLQERITSTQRGSITSVQAIYVPADDLTDPAPATTFGHLDATTVLSRKLTELGIYPAVDPLESTSVLLDPKIIGEEHYYVARRVKEILQKYKELQDIINILGMEELSDEDKVTVNRARRIQRFLSQPFFVAEEFTGRGGKYVHLEDTIKSFKGLVEGEYDDLPEQAFFMVGTIEEAIEKAKTI; this is encoded by the coding sequence ATGAAGGAAGGCAAAATTACCCAGGTAATCGGAGCAGTTGTCGATGTTCGTTTTGACAATGGGGAATTACCGGCGATTTTGAATGCTCTGGAACTGGAAAGACAGGACGGGTCCCGGCTCATTCTGGAAGTGCAACAGCATCTTGGCGAAGGAATTTTGCGCAGCGTCGCCATGGATTCGACGGACGGTTTGGTGCGCGGCATGAAAGTTGTCGATACCGGAAAACCGATCAGCATGCCGGTCGGTCCCAAAACTTTGGGTCGGATGTTCAATTTAATCGGCGAGCCTATCGATGAAATGGGCGAGGTGGAGGCGTTGCGCTACGATCCGATTCACAAAGAACCGTTGAAATTTGAGGATTTGAACGTTCACAACGAAATTTTAGAGACCGGCATCAAAGTTATTGATTTGCTCGAGCCCTATTCCAAAGGCGGAAAGACCGGACTTTTCGGAGGCGCCGGTGTGGGCAAGACAGTGATCATTATGGAACTCATTCATAATATCGCCAAGGAACACGGCGGGTACTCGGTTTTCGCCGGAGTTGGCGAACGTACGCGCGAAGGTAATGATTTGTGGCTGGAAATGAAAGAGTCCGGCGTTATCGACAAAACCAGCATGGTTTACGGTCAGATGAATGAACCACCCGGCGCCAGACTGCGCGTGGGTTTGTCCGCGCTGACCATCGCCGAATATTTCCGCGAAGACGAAGGCCGAGATGTGCTGTTGTTCATCGATAATATTTTCCGCTTCACTCAGGCCGGCTCGGAAGTGTCAGCGCTGCTGGGACGAATGCCTTCTGCTGTGGGCTACCAGCCTACGCTGGCGACAGAAATGGGAACGCTGCAGGAGCGAATCACTTCTACCCAACGCGGATCAATTACTTCGGTGCAGGCGATTTACGTTCCGGCGGACGACCTGACTGACCCGGCGCCGGCAACCACGTTCGGTCATCTGGACGCAACCACTGTGCTGTCTCGTAAGCTGACAGAACTGGGCATTTATCCCGCGGTTGATCCGTTGGAGTCCACGTCTGTGCTGCTCGATCCGAAAATTATCGGCGAAGAGCATTATTACGTGGCGCGGCGCGTGAAAGAGATTCTTCAGAAATACAAAGAATTGCAGGACATTATCAATATTTTAGGAATGGAAGAGCTTTCCGACGAAGACAAAGTAACCGTGAATCGTGCCCGCCGAATTCAACGCTTTCTGTCGCAGCCATTTTTTGTGGCGGAAGAATTTACCGGCCGCGGAGGGAAATATGTCCATCTGGAGGACACGATCAAAAGTTTCAAAGGTTTGGTGGAAGGCGAATACGATGATTTGCCGGAACAGGCCTTTTTCATGGTCGGTACTATCGAAGAAGCTATTGAAAAAGCAAAAACAATATAA
- the atpG gene encoding ATP synthase F1 subunit gamma yields the protein MATLRDIKQRIAGVKKTQQITRALKMVAAVKFRKAQQNILQARPYAYRLDEIMGHVAYDVDSQLHPLLAVREPRRVGYVIITADQGLCGSFNANILRHAEREIQMQGDREIDLILIGKKGVDYFARRRHNVIGTYLKFFKDLSFRRADEIEDLIRDLYLEQKLDRISLIYNEYKSAMRQDVTVEQILPVIPRPPVEDRRLAEFAFEPDAVKMLDTLIPRYLNVKIWRVLLESYASEMGARMTAMEYATENADTIISELTMDYNKLRQQKITAEILEIVNGSEALKQVR from the coding sequence ATGGCAACACTAAGAGATATCAAACAAAGAATTGCCGGAGTAAAAAAGACTCAGCAAATTACCCGCGCATTGAAAATGGTTGCTGCCGTCAAATTTCGCAAGGCGCAGCAAAACATTCTTCAAGCTCGGCCTTATGCCTATCGGTTGGATGAAATTATGGGACACGTGGCTTACGATGTGGACTCGCAACTCCATCCGTTATTGGCCGTCAGGGAACCCCGGCGAGTCGGTTATGTCATCATCACCGCGGATCAGGGGCTGTGCGGATCATTCAACGCAAATATTCTCCGCCACGCTGAGCGAGAAATTCAGATGCAAGGCGACAGGGAAATCGATCTGATTTTAATTGGCAAAAAGGGCGTCGATTATTTTGCGCGGCGTCGTCATAATGTGATCGGCACTTATCTGAAATTTTTTAAAGATTTGAGTTTTCGCCGCGCCGACGAAATCGAGGATTTAATTCGGGATTTATATCTTGAGCAAAAATTGGATCGAATCAGTCTGATTTACAACGAATATAAATCTGCCATGCGTCAGGATGTGACTGTGGAGCAAATTTTGCCCGTCATACCCAGACCTCCGGTTGAAGATCGTCGGCTCGCAGAATTTGCTTTTGAACCGGATGCGGTGAAAATGTTGGATACTCTGATCCCCCGCTATCTGAATGTGAAAATTTGGCGTGTGTTGCTGGAATCGTACGCCTCAGAGATGGGCGCGCGCATGACAGCCATGGAATACGCCACGGAAAATGCCGACACGATCATTTCCGAATTGACGATGGATTACAACAAGTTGCGTCAGCAAAAAATTACCGCGGAAATTTTGGAAATTGTTAATGGAAGCGAAGCCCTGAAGCAAGTGCGATAA